The Flavobacterium praedii genome window below encodes:
- a CDS encoding OsmC family protein, producing the protein MKITLNRVNDNFHFEMKNERGMVVNVDSRPEFGGNDMGPSPMELVLMGVAGCSGIDMISILKKQRQEITSFKAEVEGERVQVGEAKPFKDIHVVFYLEGPINGEKALKAAQLSFEKYCSVSKTLEPTATIHYKVVLNGEELAKI; encoded by the coding sequence ATGAAAATAACACTTAACAGAGTAAACGACAACTTCCATTTCGAAATGAAAAACGAACGTGGAATGGTTGTAAATGTAGACAGTCGTCCGGAATTTGGAGGAAATGATATGGGACCAAGCCCAATGGAATTAGTATTAATGGGCGTTGCAGGTTGTAGCGGAATTGATATGATTTCAATCCTAAAAAAACAGCGTCAGGAAATCACTTCTTTCAAGGCTGAGGTTGAAGGTGAACGCGTACAAGTAGGAGAAGCAAAACCTTTCAAAGATATTCACGTTGTGTTTTATTTGGAAGGACCAATAAATGGAGAAAAAGCGTTGAAAGCAGCACAACTTTCTTTTGAGAAATACTGCTCAGTTTCCAAAACATTGGAACCAACAGCAACAATACATTATAAAGTAGTTTTGAACGGAGAAGAATTAGCGAAAATCTAA
- a CDS encoding precorrin-2 dehydrogenase/sirohydrochlorin ferrochelatase family protein — translation MERNELYPIFLKLNNLNVLIVGGGNVGLEKLSFMLKSSPNANVEVVAPKFLPELEALVEKHPSVKLTQAKFKKKMLKKRNMVIACTDDLKVNKRVYDLSRKRYLICNIADTPDLCDYYLGGIVTKGNVKIAISTNGKSPTTAKRLRQFFEEVIPEDINKMVENLNEYRKTLKGDFEEKVQKMNEITESLKKE, via the coding sequence ATGGAAAGAAACGAATTATATCCTATTTTTTTAAAACTGAACAACCTCAATGTACTTATTGTGGGTGGGGGAAATGTAGGGTTAGAAAAATTGTCTTTTATGTTGAAATCCAGTCCCAATGCTAATGTTGAGGTTGTGGCGCCAAAGTTCTTACCAGAGTTGGAAGCTTTAGTCGAAAAACATCCTTCGGTAAAGTTGACCCAAGCGAAGTTCAAGAAAAAAATGCTCAAGAAACGCAACATGGTCATTGCTTGTACCGATGATTTGAAAGTAAACAAGCGAGTGTATGATTTGTCCCGAAAAAGATATCTCATTTGCAATATTGCTGACACACCCGATTTATGTGATTATTATTTGGGTGGCATCGTAACCAAAGGGAACGTGAAAATTGCCATTTCGACCAACGGAAAATCACCAACGACTGCCAAAAGATTGCGCCAGTTTTTTGAAGAAGTAATTCCTGAGGATATCAATAAAATGGTAGAAAACCTGAATGAATATCGCAAAACACTGAAAGGTGATTTCGAAGAAAAAGTCCAAAAGATGAACGAAATCACAGAGTCGTTGAAAAAAGAGTAA
- a CDS encoding DUF2007 domain-containing protein has translation MVEVFRGSYFEAMNVRNLLEGNEISVFTQNEYMSNIEPWVVASGGLDPVKLQVDELDFDASKIIIDDYLNGNNNLETGDQ, from the coding sequence ATGGTAGAAGTTTTTCGTGGGTCGTATTTTGAGGCAATGAATGTTAGAAATTTATTAGAAGGAAACGAAATTTCAGTTTTTACCCAAAATGAATATATGTCCAATATTGAGCCTTGGGTTGTTGCTTCGGGAGGCTTAGATCCTGTTAAGCTTCAAGTTGATGAGCTGGATTTTGATGCATCAAAAATAATAATTGATGATTATTTAAATGGTAATAATAATTTAGAAACTGGAGATCAATAA
- the cysD gene encoding sulfate adenylyltransferase subunit CysD, producing MSALLKTNALESEAIYIFREVISQFDKPVLLFSGGKDSITLVRLAQKAFFPAKIPFPLLHVDTGHNFPETIEFRDRLVAELGLELIVRNVQDAIDEGKVVEESGKYSSRNSLQTTTLLDAIEEFKFDACIGGARRDEEKARAKERIFSVRDDFGQWDEKNQRPELFDLLNGKIENGQNVRVFPISNWTELDVWSYIEQEQIEIPSIYFSHKRKVFLRDGLIWSHSPFVYQEEDEQIEERIVRFRTVGDMSCTAAVESYAATIQEVVGEIRTSTISERGARIDDKRSEAAMEKRKQQGYF from the coding sequence ATGAGTGCACTTTTAAAAACAAATGCTTTAGAAAGCGAAGCAATTTACATATTCAGAGAAGTAATTTCTCAATTTGACAAACCCGTTTTGCTTTTCTCAGGCGGTAAAGATTCTATTACTTTAGTGCGTTTGGCACAAAAAGCATTTTTCCCTGCTAAAATTCCTTTTCCATTGTTACACGTGGATACGGGACACAATTTTCCGGAGACTATTGAATTTAGAGACCGATTGGTAGCCGAGTTGGGATTGGAACTAATCGTTCGTAATGTACAGGATGCTATTGATGAAGGGAAAGTGGTTGAAGAATCTGGTAAATATTCCAGCCGAAACAGTTTGCAGACGACTACACTATTGGATGCTATCGAAGAATTCAAATTTGACGCTTGTATTGGTGGAGCGCGACGTGATGAGGAAAAAGCAAGAGCCAAAGAACGTATTTTTTCGGTTCGTGATGATTTTGGTCAATGGGATGAAAAAAACCAACGCCCTGAATTGTTTGATTTATTGAATGGAAAAATTGAAAATGGTCAAAACGTTCGTGTTTTTCCAATTTCAAACTGGACTGAATTAGATGTTTGGAGTTATATCGAACAAGAGCAAATCGAAATTCCATCGATTTACTTTTCACACAAACGTAAAGTTTTTTTGAGAGACGGTTTAATTTGGTCACACTCTCCTTTTGTGTACCAAGAAGAAGACGAACAAATCGAAGAACGAATTGTTCGCTTCAGAACCGTTGGCGATATGAGTTGTACTGCCGCAGTTGAGTCGTATGCAGCAACCATTCAAGAAGTGGTTGGAGAGATTCGTACTTCTACTATTTCTGAAAGAGGAGCCAGAATCGATGACAAACGTTCTGAAGCTGCTATGGAAAAAAGAAAACAACAAGGTTACTTTTAG
- a CDS encoding nitrite reductase — MQSFRTEIEDPIVQKDIIDLERKIALFRDGKIDDERFRSLRLARGIYGQRQEGVQMIRIKLPYGKVTSEQLHRICKVSDEYSTGRLHITTRQDIQIHYVSLDRTPELWAELEKDDVTLREACGNTVRNITASETAGIDVDEPFDVSPYAHALFQFLLRNPVCQEMGRKFKMAFSSSDKDTALSYLHDLGFIPKVVNGEKGFKVMLGGGLGSQPHHAELLSEFIPVNQIIPTTEGILRVFDRHGERTKRLKARLKFLVKELGRDEFLRLVEEEKKALSCQTFEIDTSAFEGAIPVPLLAAPKVVIEDTAAFEAWKKSNVFAQKQAGYVAIGIKVALGDFYTDKARLLADLIKNYATNELRFSLRQNIVLRHIKEEDLPFFYQELAKLDFVTLGYDTIGDITACPGTDTCNLGIASSTGIAVELERVLATEYPQYSNNQGITIKISGCMNACGQHNMAEIGFQGMSINSGKLVAPALQVLLGGGNLGNGQGRFSDKVIKIPSRRGPEALRSILNDFEANANGLSFLNYYDAKGEKYFFELLKPLSDITNLTEADFVDWGNADNYVKAIGVGECAGVVIDLVATLIFEAKDKLTFAKEAFDDKKWSDAIYLAYAGFVNGAKALLLAENEKTNHHAGIIDLFDTVFIESKKIELDSSFKDLVYQIKSNEPSEAFALKYIQEGVVFFDKIETYRAKDLANA; from the coding sequence ATGCAAAGTTTTAGAACCGAAATAGAAGACCCGATTGTTCAAAAAGACATTATCGATTTAGAAAGAAAAATTGCTTTATTCCGTGATGGAAAAATCGATGACGAACGTTTTCGCAGTCTTCGTCTAGCAAGAGGAATTTACGGTCAGCGTCAGGAAGGCGTGCAAATGATTCGTATCAAATTGCCTTATGGAAAAGTGACAAGCGAACAATTGCACCGTATTTGTAAAGTTTCAGATGAATATTCAACTGGACGTTTGCACATTACAACGCGTCAGGATATTCAAATTCACTACGTGAGCTTGGATAGAACTCCGGAACTTTGGGCTGAGTTAGAAAAAGACGATGTTACTTTGAGAGAAGCTTGTGGAAACACTGTAAGAAATATTACGGCAAGTGAAACGGCTGGAATCGATGTGGATGAACCTTTTGACGTATCACCTTATGCGCATGCTTTGTTTCAATTTTTATTGAGAAACCCAGTTTGTCAGGAAATGGGACGTAAGTTCAAAATGGCATTTTCTTCTTCGGATAAAGATACTGCTTTGAGTTATTTACACGATTTAGGATTTATTCCAAAAGTGGTAAACGGAGAAAAAGGGTTTAAAGTAATGCTTGGAGGGGGTTTAGGATCTCAACCACATCACGCCGAATTATTATCTGAATTTATTCCAGTAAATCAAATTATACCAACAACTGAGGGGATTCTTAGAGTATTTGACCGTCATGGAGAAAGAACCAAACGATTGAAAGCCCGATTGAAATTTTTAGTAAAAGAGTTAGGTAGAGACGAGTTTTTAAGATTGGTTGAGGAAGAGAAAAAAGCCTTGTCTTGCCAAACTTTTGAAATCGATACCTCTGCATTTGAAGGAGCTATTCCAGTACCTTTGTTGGCAGCACCAAAAGTTGTTATTGAAGACACTGCAGCTTTTGAAGCTTGGAAAAAATCAAATGTATTTGCTCAAAAACAAGCTGGATATGTAGCAATCGGAATCAAAGTGGCTTTGGGTGATTTTTATACAGACAAAGCGAGACTATTGGCGGATTTAATCAAAAATTATGCTACGAATGAATTGCGTTTTTCATTGAGACAAAATATTGTTCTTCGCCATATAAAAGAAGAAGATTTGCCTTTTTTCTATCAAGAATTAGCCAAACTGGATTTTGTAACTTTAGGATACGATACTATTGGTGATATTACAGCTTGTCCAGGTACAGATACCTGTAATCTTGGAATTGCAAGCAGTACTGGAATTGCAGTCGAGCTAGAAAGAGTATTGGCAACAGAATATCCACAATACAGCAACAATCAAGGAATCACTATCAAAATTAGTGGGTGTATGAATGCTTGCGGACAACACAATATGGCCGAAATTGGTTTTCAAGGGATGTCCATCAATTCAGGAAAATTAGTAGCGCCAGCACTTCAAGTATTGTTGGGTGGTGGGAATTTAGGAAATGGTCAAGGTCGTTTTTCAGATAAAGTTATAAAAATTCCTAGCCGAAGAGGACCAGAAGCTTTGCGTTCTATTCTAAATGATTTTGAAGCAAACGCAAACGGATTATCCTTTTTGAATTACTATGATGCCAAAGGAGAGAAATATTTTTTCGAATTATTGAAACCGCTTTCGGATATTACGAATCTAACAGAAGCCGATTTTGTAGATTGGGGAAATGCAGACAACTACGTAAAAGCAATTGGAGTTGGAGAATGTGCGGGTGTTGTAATTGATTTAGTAGCGACTTTAATCTTTGAAGCAAAAGACAAATTAACTTTTGCCAAAGAAGCTTTTGATGACAAAAAATGGTCAGATGCTATTTATTTGGCTTATGCAGGATTTGTAAATGGAGCCAAAGCATTATTATTGGCCGAAAACGAAAAAACAAACCACCACGCAGGAATAATAGATTTGTTTGATACGGTTTTTATAGAAAGCAAAAAAATTGAGTTGGATTCAAGCTTCAAAGATTTGGTTTATCAAATCAAATCAAATGAACCATCTGAAGCCTTTGCACTAAAATACATTCAAGAAGGAGTTGTCTTTTTTGATAAAATAGAAACATACAGAGCCAAAGATTTAGCTAATGCCTAA
- a CDS encoding NAD(P)/FAD-dependent oxidoreductase — MIKTDILIIGAGPTGLFAVFEAGLLKLKCHILDALPQPGGQLSELYPKKPIYDIPGFPEVLAGDLVDNLMEQIKQFEPGFTLGERAETIDKQEDGSFIVTSNKGKKFHASVVAIAGGLGSFEPRKPLIEDIEFYEDKGIKYFIKNPEKFRDKRVVISGGGDSALDWSIFLSNVASEVTLIHRRNEFRGALDSVEKVQELKNAGKIKMITPGEVVGLNGAERLESVDVDIDGAHQNIPTDYFIPLFGLTPKLGPIGNWGLEIEKNAIKVNNALDYQTNIPGIFAIGDVNTYPGKLKLILCGFHEATLMCQAAYQIINPGKKYVMKYTTVSGVDGFDGTRKEAPKAVVKAIV; from the coding sequence ATGATTAAAACAGACATACTTATTATAGGAGCGGGACCAACAGGTCTATTCGCTGTTTTCGAAGCAGGATTATTAAAATTAAAATGCCATATTCTAGATGCTTTGCCACAACCAGGTGGACAATTGTCAGAGTTGTATCCAAAGAAACCGATTTATGATATTCCGGGATTTCCAGAAGTATTAGCAGGTGATTTGGTTGATAATTTAATGGAACAAATCAAGCAGTTCGAACCGGGATTTACTCTGGGAGAACGTGCAGAAACGATTGATAAGCAAGAAGACGGAAGTTTTATTGTAACATCTAATAAAGGAAAAAAATTCCATGCTTCGGTAGTAGCGATTGCGGGTGGTTTAGGAAGTTTTGAACCAAGAAAACCTTTAATCGAAGATATTGAGTTTTACGAAGATAAGGGAATCAAATATTTTATTAAAAATCCAGAGAAATTTAGAGACAAAAGGGTCGTAATATCCGGAGGTGGAGACTCTGCTTTGGACTGGAGTATTTTCTTGTCGAATGTGGCTTCAGAGGTAACTTTGATTCACCGTAGAAACGAATTTAGAGGAGCTTTGGATTCTGTAGAAAAAGTACAAGAGTTGAAAAATGCCGGAAAAATTAAGATGATTACTCCAGGAGAAGTTGTCGGTTTAAACGGAGCAGAACGTTTGGAATCAGTTGATGTAGATATTGATGGAGCGCATCAAAATATCCCTACCGATTATTTTATTCCACTTTTTGGTCTTACTCCAAAATTAGGACCAATAGGCAATTGGGGATTGGAAATCGAAAAAAATGCCATCAAAGTAAACAACGCTTTAGATTACCAAACGAATATCCCTGGAATTTTTGCCATTGGGGACGTTAACACGTATCCGGGAAAATTAAAATTGATCCTTTGCGGATTCCACGAAGCTACATTAATGTGTCAAGCGGCGTACCAAATTATCAATCCAGGTAAAAAATACGTAATGAAATATACCACCGTTTCTGGAGTTGACGGATTCGACGGAACTCGTAAAGAAGCTCCAAAAGCAGTCGTGAAAGCAATTGTTTAA
- a CDS encoding RDD family protein: protein MHNNTYYLDDKLIVSSGKRFLNYIIDIIFYVIIIFLISFVVAIIAALLGLTDLLYWMENMSDMQSNLIAIVVMFTYYIITEGIFGRSLAKFITGTIVVDEYGEKPSFSDILKRTFCRLIPFDAFSYLGNSGRGWHDSISDTYVVDKKELENSLKMFYELDQIGEQSE from the coding sequence ATGCATAACAATACCTATTATCTTGATGATAAATTAATTGTATCTAGCGGCAAACGTTTTTTAAATTATATAATAGATATAATTTTTTATGTAATTATAATCTTTTTAATTTCGTTCGTAGTTGCAATAATAGCGGCCCTATTAGGTCTAACAGATTTGCTCTATTGGATGGAAAATATGTCAGATATGCAATCGAATTTAATTGCAATTGTAGTGATGTTTACATATTACATCATTACCGAAGGAATTTTTGGCAGATCACTTGCAAAATTTATAACAGGGACGATAGTAGTAGATGAATATGGAGAAAAGCCTTCATTTAGTGATATTCTCAAAAGAACATTTTGCCGTTTGATTCCTTTTGATGCTTTTTCGTATTTGGGTAATTCAGGAAGAGGCTGGCACGATTCAATTTCGGATACGTATGTTGTAGACAAAAAAGAATTAGAAAATAGTTTAAAGATGTTTTACGAATTGGATCAAATTGGTGAGCAATCAGAGTAA
- a CDS encoding sulfate adenylyltransferase subunit 1 has translation MEVLKIATAGSVDDGKSTLIGRLLYDTQSLTTDKLEAIEKSSKQKGYDYLDFSLATDGLVAEREQGITIDVAHIYFSTAKKSYIIADTPGHVEYTRNMVTGASTSQVSIILIDARKGVIEQTYRHFFINNLLRVKDVIVAVNKMDLVDYSEEVYNKIKADFQALNAKSAYKEQNVSYIPLSALTGDNVVETLGKMPWYTGQTILQHLENLEAKDVYDNGQARFPVQTVIRPKTEEYHDFRGYAGKLYGNNIKVGDAVTVLPSLTESTVTNIHFFDKQFDEASVGSSITIELENDINVTRGDMIVKSNELPRIEKDITTTVCWMDSKKLVAGAKYFVQHNTNRVLAKIDSVKNVIATDYSGVTPATQLAINEIGEVTIKLSKAIYFDAYNDNKSNGAFILIDAATNTTAGVGFIK, from the coding sequence ATGGAAGTTTTAAAAATAGCAACAGCAGGAAGTGTAGATGACGGAAAAAGTACTTTAATCGGGAGATTATTATACGATACACAATCGTTAACTACCGATAAATTAGAAGCAATAGAAAAAAGCAGCAAGCAAAAAGGATACGATTATCTTGATTTTTCTTTGGCTACTGACGGTTTGGTTGCCGAGAGAGAGCAAGGAATTACGATAGATGTAGCGCATATTTATTTTTCGACTGCGAAAAAAAGTTACATCATTGCCGATACTCCGGGTCACGTAGAATACACTCGTAACATGGTTACTGGAGCTTCAACTTCGCAAGTGTCCATCATTTTGATCGATGCCCGTAAAGGAGTGATTGAGCAAACGTACCGTCACTTTTTTATCAATAATTTATTGAGAGTAAAAGATGTGATTGTTGCGGTAAACAAAATGGATTTGGTTGATTATTCGGAAGAAGTATACAATAAAATCAAAGCCGATTTCCAAGCATTAAATGCAAAAAGCGCTTACAAAGAACAAAACGTAAGTTACATTCCGTTAAGTGCTTTGACCGGAGATAATGTAGTAGAAACATTAGGAAAAATGCCTTGGTATACCGGACAAACTATCCTGCAACATTTGGAAAATTTAGAAGCAAAAGATGTTTACGATAATGGACAAGCACGTTTTCCGGTTCAAACAGTTATTCGTCCAAAAACGGAAGAATATCACGATTTTAGAGGATATGCTGGGAAATTATACGGCAACAATATTAAAGTTGGCGATGCGGTAACGGTTCTTCCTTCTTTGACAGAATCTACAGTGACGAACATTCACTTTTTCGACAAACAATTTGATGAAGCGAGCGTTGGTTCTTCCATCACTATCGAATTAGAAAACGATATTAATGTGACGAGAGGCGATATGATTGTAAAATCAAATGAGCTTCCTAGAATTGAAAAAGATATCACAACAACCGTTTGTTGGATGGACAGCAAAAAATTAGTGGCAGGCGCAAAATATTTTGTGCAACACAACACGAATAGAGTTTTGGCAAAAATTGATAGTGTGAAAAACGTAATCGCAACCGATTATTCAGGAGTAACACCAGCAACTCAATTAGCCATTAATGAGATCGGAGAAGTAACCATTAAATTGAGCAAAGCCATTTATTTTGATGCTTACAATGACAACAAATCTAATGGAGCTTTCATTTTGATAGATGCAGCAACCAACACAACAGCAGGCGTTGGATTTATAAAATAG
- a CDS encoding type II toxin-antitoxin system RelE/ParE family toxin, with amino-acid sequence MALSIRWTPQAEKGLDSVLLYLEEFWSIKEILQLEEKIKQVTRLIILYPELFPKSETHQLLHKAIIDKNNYLVYRVNTKRSRIEIVNFRGTKQNPKY; translated from the coding sequence ATGGCATTAAGCATTAGGTGGACTCCACAAGCAGAAAAGGGATTAGACAGCGTGCTTCTTTATTTGGAAGAATTCTGGTCGATAAAAGAAATTTTGCAATTAGAAGAAAAAATAAAACAAGTAACACGTCTGATTATTCTTTATCCTGAATTATTTCCAAAATCAGAAACACATCAACTATTGCACAAAGCAATTATAGACAAAAATAATTATTTGGTTTACAGAGTAAACACTAAGAGGAGTCGAATTGAAATTGTTAATTTTAGAGGCACTAAGCAAAACCCAAAATATTAA
- a CDS encoding RrF2 family transcriptional regulator, producing MLSKKTKYGIKALTFLARQKDNTPVQIAEIAKNEHISIKFLESILLLLRNSGFLGAKKGKGGGYYLIKDPKDISMAKVYRILEGPIALLPCASHNFYEKCDDCDDETTCAARRLMTQVRDNTLKVLESNSLADIAF from the coding sequence ATGCTTTCAAAAAAAACAAAATACGGAATAAAAGCACTTACTTTTTTGGCGCGCCAAAAGGATAATACGCCTGTTCAAATTGCCGAAATTGCTAAAAACGAACATATTTCGATTAAATTTTTGGAAAGTATTTTGTTATTGCTCAGAAACTCTGGTTTTCTGGGTGCCAAAAAAGGAAAAGGCGGTGGTTACTACTTGATAAAAGACCCAAAAGACATCAGTATGGCCAAAGTATATCGCATTCTCGAAGGCCCAATTGCATTGCTTCCGTGTGCAAGTCACAATTTTTATGAAAAATGTGATGATTGTGATGACGAAACTACTTGTGCCGCACGACGCTTAATGACTCAGGTTAGGGATAATACCCTTAAGGTTCTTGAGAGTAACTCTTTGGCTGACATCGCTTTTTAA
- the cobA gene encoding uroporphyrinogen-III C-methyltransferase, with the protein MNSKSTYNSSYSLPFGEGRGGAKVTLVGAGPGDPDLLTLKGVKALAEANVVLYDALANEEIMNHAPLDAIKIFVGKRKGCHEYSQDQINQLIVDNALTYGHVVRLKGGDPFIFGRGSEEIEYAESFGIPTFVVPGISSAIAVPAYQGISLTKRGTSESFWVITGTTSDRNMSNDIALAAQSSATVVILMGMSKLSQIVSLFQKESKGEIPVAIIQNGTTANEKMGVGTIDTIEEVVAEKNLSSPAIIVIGEVVKECNKLKGFYEEFVAAEIKS; encoded by the coding sequence ATGAATTCAAAATCAACTTACAACAGTTCTTACTCCCTCCCTTTTGGGGAGGGTCGGGGTGGGGCTAAAGTAACTTTAGTAGGTGCAGGTCCTGGCGACCCAGACTTGCTTACGCTAAAAGGTGTAAAAGCACTTGCTGAAGCGAATGTGGTTTTGTATGATGCCTTGGCTAATGAAGAAATAATGAATCACGCCCCTCTAGATGCCATAAAAATATTTGTGGGAAAAAGAAAGGGTTGTCATGAATATTCGCAAGACCAAATCAACCAATTGATTGTTGATAATGCGCTTACTTACGGTCACGTGGTTCGATTAAAAGGCGGAGACCCATTTATTTTCGGACGAGGAAGCGAAGAAATAGAGTACGCAGAAAGTTTTGGAATCCCTACCTTTGTAGTTCCTGGAATTTCATCGGCAATTGCAGTTCCCGCTTATCAGGGAATTTCATTGACTAAAAGAGGAACTTCAGAAAGTTTTTGGGTAATCACAGGAACTACTTCCGACAGAAATATGTCTAATGATATTGCTCTCGCAGCACAGTCGTCAGCTACTGTTGTTATTTTGATGGGAATGAGTAAACTGTCACAAATTGTTAGTTTATTTCAAAAAGAATCCAAAGGAGAAATTCCAGTTGCGATTATTCAAAACGGAACAACAGCAAACGAAAAAATGGGTGTGGGAACAATTGATACCATTGAAGAAGTGGTTGCCGAAAAGAATTTAAGCTCACCGGCAATTATCGTAATTGGAGAAGTGGTCAAAGAATGCAATAAATTAAAAGGCTTTTACGAAGAATTTGTAGCTGCTGAAATAAAATCATAA
- a CDS encoding phosphoadenylyl-sulfate reductase, giving the protein MSTAIANTLLEKTAGFSIEETLAFLANEYKGKAVFSTSFGQEDQVITALIAKNELPINIFTLDTGRLFQETYDVFHRTIKKYKVAIQTYFPEASDLENLLNKKGPNSFYESVENRKECCFIRKVAPLTKALKGNEIWITGLRAEQSENRNDLAAFEYDAHFNIIKFNPLLKWSLEDVQKYIDENNVPQNALHKKGFVSIGCAPCTRAIAEGEDIRAGRWSWESSHKECGLHSPLAPEGGNNNEINKIINK; this is encoded by the coding sequence ATGAGCACAGCAATAGCAAATACTTTATTAGAAAAAACTGCAGGATTTTCCATTGAGGAAACCTTGGCTTTTTTGGCTAATGAATACAAAGGAAAAGCGGTTTTTTCGACTTCATTTGGTCAGGAGGATCAGGTTATAACTGCATTAATTGCTAAAAATGAGTTGCCAATCAATATATTCACATTAGATACGGGCAGATTATTCCAAGAAACCTATGATGTTTTTCACAGAACAATAAAGAAATACAAAGTAGCCATTCAAACTTATTTTCCTGAAGCCAGCGATCTAGAAAATTTGCTGAATAAAAAAGGGCCAAACAGCTTTTACGAATCGGTGGAGAACAGAAAAGAATGTTGTTTTATTCGAAAAGTAGCGCCGTTGACCAAAGCGTTGAAAGGAAATGAAATTTGGATTACTGGTTTGCGTGCCGAGCAATCGGAAAATAGAAACGATTTGGCGGCCTTTGAATACGATGCTCATTTTAATATTATAAAGTTCAACCCATTGTTGAAATGGAGTTTAGAAGACGTTCAAAAATACATTGATGAAAATAATGTACCACAAAATGCTTTGCACAAAAAAGGTTTTGTAAGTATAGGTTGCGCGCCATGTACGAGAGCCATTGCCGAAGGAGAAGATATTAGAGCAGGTAGATGGTCGTGGGAATCCAGTCATAAAGAATGCGGATTGCACAGCCCCCTAGCCCCCGAAGGGGGAAACAATAATGAGATAAATAAAATTATTAACAAATAA
- a CDS encoding trans-sulfuration enzyme family protein — MNEQEFGFETQAIRTQLERTQFQEHSVPLYLTSSFVFEDAEDMRASFAEEKDRNIYSRYSNPNTNEFIEKICKMEGAESGFAFASGMAAVYSTLAALLNSGDHIVSASSVFGATHSLFVNYFPKWGIETSYFDIDKPETIENFIKPNTKILFAESPTNPAVDIIDLELLGAIAKKHNLILIIDNCFATPYLQQPIKWGAHLVVHSATKLIDGQGRVLGGITVGDAELIQKIYLFSRLTGPSLSPFNAWVLSKSLETLAIRLDRHCENALKVATFLESHPQVNKVKYPFLKSHPQYEIAKKQMKLGGNIVAFEIKGGLEAGRAFLDKIKLCSLSPNLGDTRTIVTHPASTTHSKLTVEERLAVSITDGLVRVSVGLETVDDVIADLDQALA, encoded by the coding sequence ATGAACGAACAAGAATTTGGTTTTGAAACCCAAGCCATACGTACCCAATTAGAAAGAACGCAATTTCAGGAACACTCAGTGCCTTTATACCTAACCTCTAGTTTTGTATTTGAAGACGCCGAAGATATGCGCGCTTCTTTTGCTGAGGAGAAAGATCGAAATATTTATAGCCGATACAGCAACCCCAATACCAACGAATTTATAGAGAAAATTTGCAAAATGGAAGGTGCTGAGTCGGGATTCGCCTTTGCTTCGGGAATGGCAGCCGTTTATTCAACTTTGGCGGCTTTGTTGAACTCAGGAGACCATATTGTTTCGGCAAGTAGTGTTTTTGGAGCTACACATTCGCTGTTTGTCAATTATTTTCCAAAGTGGGGAATTGAAACTTCGTATTTTGATATCGATAAGCCTGAAACCATCGAAAATTTTATAAAACCAAACACAAAGATTCTTTTTGCAGAATCTCCAACCAATCCAGCGGTAGATATTATCGATTTGGAACTGTTGGGAGCTATTGCCAAAAAGCACAATTTGATTTTGATAATTGACAATTGTTTTGCTACACCTTATTTACAGCAACCGATCAAATGGGGGGCGCATTTGGTTGTACATTCGGCAACAAAATTAATAGATGGTCAAGGTAGAGTTTTGGGCGGAATAACAGTTGGAGATGCCGAATTGATTCAAAAAATCTATTTGTTTTCTCGACTTACAGGTCCTTCTTTATCCCCATTTAATGCTTGGGTATTATCAAAAAGCTTAGAAACTTTGGCGATTCGTTTAGATAGACATTGTGAAAATGCCTTGAAAGTGGCAACATTTCTAGAAAGTCATCCTCAGGTGAATAAAGTGAAATATCCTTTCTTGAAATCGCATCCGCAATATGAAATTGCCAAAAAGCAAATGAAATTAGGAGGCAATATTGTTGCTTTTGAAATCAAAGGCGGACTTGAAGCGGGAAGAGCTTTTTTGGATAAAATTAAATTGTGCTCCTTGTCACCAAATTTAGGAGACACAAGAACAATCGTTACACATCCAGCCTCTACAACGCACAGTAAATTAACCGTTGAAGAACGTTTGGCCGTGAGTATTACTGATGGTTTGGTACGGGTTTCCGTAGGATTAGAAACCGTAGACGATGTTATTGCCGATTTAGATCAAGCTTTGGCATAA